In Methanococcoides sp. LMO-2, a single window of DNA contains:
- a CDS encoding phosphoribosylanthranilate isomerase: MNHSTRVKVCGMRSAEDIDLAVSSGADAVGFITDVPVASPRKIDLKKAQELVSRVPFFVDSVLVIMPETAIEAIDMINSVRPDVVQIHSPLDIDNMRSVRDNTDVEIIRTFHVPSEGDVTVTDLVDEINLLSSEGLIDGILLDSYVSGKVGGTGKVHDLSISRQVVELVDVPVVLAGGLTADNVAECVKQVSPFAVDTASGVETDGKKDAEKIRRFVNEVRCAR; this comes from the coding sequence ATGAATCACTCAACGCGTGTCAAAGTATGCGGCATGAGGTCTGCTGAAGACATCGACCTTGCAGTAAGTTCTGGTGCGGATGCAGTTGGTTTCATAACTGATGTTCCGGTGGCGAGTCCCCGGAAGATCGATCTCAAAAAGGCTCAGGAACTTGTTTCCCGTGTTCCTTTTTTTGTGGATTCCGTACTGGTCATCATGCCGGAAACAGCCATTGAGGCAATCGATATGATAAATTCGGTAAGACCTGATGTGGTCCAGATCCACAGTCCTCTTGATATTGATAATATGAGATCGGTTCGAGATAATACGGATGTTGAAATTATTCGTACTTTCCATGTTCCTTCCGAAGGCGATGTAACGGTCACTGATCTTGTTGATGAGATCAATTTACTTTCATCTGAGGGCCTTATCGATGGTATCCTGCTGGATTCCTATGTTTCCGGTAAGGTCGGCGGGACCGGTAAAGTACATGATCTTTCCATAAGCAGGCAGGTCGTGGAACTTGTGGATGTACCTGTGGTACTGGCAGGTGGTCTGACTGCTGACAATGTCGCAGAGTGCGTAAAGCAGGTCTCCCCCTTTGCTGTGGATACGGCTTCCGGTGTGGAAACTGATGGAAAGAAGGATGCAGAAAAGATAAGGCGTTTTGTAAATGAGGTAAGGTGTGCCAGATGA
- the trpD gene encoding anthranilate phosphoribosyltransferase encodes MKRCLQKLIEGNDLTRAEAEAAMEQILESATDAQIGAFVMGMKMKGETPDEITGFVNAMLKVANLISPEVKGTLVDVVGTGGDRHNTINISTPAAIVAAAAGVTVAKHGNYSFSSLSGSADVLRELGVKIDLEPDQVKKSIEDTGIGFMLAPKFHPAMKRVVGPRKEMGVRTMFNILGPLTNPTGAKSQVVGVFDKSLCRLMAEALCRLGKEHVLVLHGDGMDEISTLSETYIVELKDGLITTYTITPEELGIPRAKATDIVGGTPEENARDILYIFNGEKGPKRDIIVVNAAAAIYVAGMADSIKEAIPIAEEAIDSGKALDKLKQFIEFTSGKKVENESLNACQSMRHEVC; translated from the coding sequence ATGAAACGTTGTCTCCAAAAATTAATCGAGGGTAATGATCTGACAAGGGCCGAAGCAGAAGCTGCTATGGAGCAGATACTGGAGAGTGCTACAGATGCACAGATCGGCGCATTTGTTATGGGTATGAAGATGAAAGGCGAGACTCCGGATGAGATCACTGGATTTGTAAACGCCATGTTGAAAGTGGCTAATCTGATATCTCCTGAAGTAAAGGGTACTCTTGTTGATGTAGTAGGTACAGGCGGTGACCGCCACAACACTATCAATATCTCAACTCCAGCCGCTATTGTTGCAGCAGCTGCAGGTGTTACTGTGGCAAAACACGGTAACTATTCCTTTTCATCCCTCTCAGGAAGTGCGGATGTACTCAGGGAACTTGGTGTGAAGATCGATCTTGAACCTGACCAGGTTAAAAAATCTATCGAGGACACTGGAATTGGCTTCATGCTTGCCCCAAAGTTCCATCCTGCAATGAAGAGGGTAGTAGGACCAAGAAAAGAGATGGGTGTAAGGACTATGTTCAACATTCTCGGTCCTCTGACAAACCCTACAGGTGCAAAGTCACAGGTTGTAGGTGTATTTGATAAGAGCCTTTGCAGGCTTATGGCAGAAGCTCTCTGCAGGCTTGGAAAGGAGCATGTACTTGTGCTTCATGGTGATGGGATGGATGAGATCAGCACTCTTTCCGAAACATACATCGTTGAGCTTAAGGACGGTCTGATCACAACATATACAATAACTCCCGAAGAGTTGGGTATCCCAAGGGCTAAAGCCACTGATATTGTGGGCGGTACTCCGGAAGAGAATGCCCGTGATATACTTTACATCTTCAATGGTGAGAAAGGTCCTAAAAGGGATATTATCGTTGTCAATGCTGCAGCTGCGATCTACGTTGCAGGCATGGCTGACTCTATCAAGGAAGCTATTCCAATTGCAGAAGAGGCAATTGATAGCGGAAAAGCATTAGACAAACTGAAGCAGTTCATCGAATTCACATCCGGCAAAAAGGTGGAAAATGAATCACTCAACGCGTGTCAAAGTATGCGGCATGAGGTCTGCTGA
- a CDS encoding cobyric acid synthase — protein sequence MNTKKHLLILGTASHVGKSAVVTGLCRILAAKHKVAPFKAQNMSLNSWITKDGKEIGIAQAIQAMAAGIEPTADMNPVLLKPKGDRVSQVILLGEPYADKSAGSYYDSIEETHDVLRGALQRLADEYELIVMEGAGGAAEINLYERDIVNIGTARITDAPIILVGDIERGGVFASLYGTIELLPEDVRKNVRGFIINKFRGDPAILESGLTELEERTGIPVLGVLPHFKLRIPSEDSVSIGDKSSDSSDVHDVDIAVIRLPRISNFTDFEPLERMAKVRYVDLDEDLGNPDAIIIPGTKNTTSDLHDLMESGMADKIRCFNGKIPILGICGGYQMLGRSILDSGIEGGEAATFEGLGLLDIETVFDAYEKRTVQVMKTVKKCGPIFDNIAGEDVKGYEIHMGMSSSKRPVFGDDGCADDSGLVIGTYLHGLFENQNVRHALVKYLAEKKGIEFEDEYIPEQDPYDELADVIRERLDMSRIYEMLGLGPDGF from the coding sequence CTTCTCATGTTGGCAAGAGTGCAGTTGTGACTGGCCTTTGTCGCATACTTGCTGCCAAACACAAGGTCGCTCCCTTCAAAGCACAGAACATGAGCCTAAACTCATGGATCACTAAGGATGGGAAAGAGATCGGTATCGCCCAGGCAATCCAGGCGATGGCAGCAGGCATTGAGCCAACTGCCGATATGAATCCGGTTCTGCTCAAACCCAAAGGGGACCGCGTCTCACAGGTTATACTTCTGGGAGAACCTTATGCTGACAAGAGTGCAGGTTCATATTATGATTCCATAGAGGAAACACATGATGTCCTGAGGGGTGCCCTTCAGCGGCTTGCGGATGAGTATGAGCTCATTGTCATGGAAGGTGCCGGCGGTGCTGCTGAGATCAACCTGTATGAGCGTGATATTGTTAACATCGGTACAGCAAGGATAACCGACGCGCCTATCATCCTCGTGGGTGATATCGAAAGGGGCGGTGTTTTTGCAAGTCTTTATGGTACCATCGAACTGCTTCCTGAAGATGTGCGCAAGAACGTCCGTGGTTTTATCATAAACAAGTTCAGGGGAGACCCGGCTATACTTGAATCAGGTCTTACGGAACTTGAAGAGCGCACGGGAATTCCTGTTCTCGGAGTCCTTCCTCATTTCAAGCTGAGGATCCCTTCAGAAGATTCCGTGTCCATTGGTGATAAATCCTCAGACAGCTCCGATGTTCATGATGTTGACATTGCTGTTATACGTCTTCCGAGGATCTCAAACTTCACTGATTTCGAGCCTCTGGAGCGTATGGCAAAGGTCAGGTATGTGGATCTGGATGAAGATCTTGGCAATCCTGATGCGATTATTATCCCTGGTACTAAGAATACTACCAGTGATCTTCACGACCTCATGGAAAGTGGCATGGCTGATAAGATCCGTTGCTTCAATGGAAAGATCCCTATTCTTGGTATCTGTGGTGGTTACCAGATGCTTGGAAGGTCTATCCTCGACTCCGGTATCGAAGGCGGTGAAGCTGCAACTTTCGAGGGACTTGGCCTGCTGGACATCGAGACTGTTTTCGATGCATACGAGAAGCGTACCGTTCAGGTAATGAAGACTGTTAAAAAGTGTGGTCCGATCTTCGATAATATTGCCGGTGAAGATGTAAAAGGATATGAGATCCACATGGGTATGTCCTCTTCAAAGAGGCCGGTCTTCGGAGATGATGGCTGTGCTGACGACAGTGGACTTGTGATCGGTACATATTTACATGGTCTTTTCGAGAACCAGAATGTAAGGCACGCTCTTGTGAAATATCTGGCTGAAAAGAAAGGCATTGAATTTGAAGACGAATATATTCCGGAGCAGGATCCGTATGATGAGCTCGCTGATGTCATACGTGAGCGCCTGGATATGTCTCGTATCTATGAAATGCTTGGATTGGGCCCGGATGGGTTCTGA